One Terriglobia bacterium genomic window carries:
- a CDS encoding MFS transporter yields MADTTELQASRSSMPAPWIVGMAVFPFGLVVGFTITALPFLLTHLGVSLDKVAVMSATVMTPTFWGFLLQPLMDTGLTRRAYAWITAACAAICLAAALFVLSPVRLGPATGLLLIGELSIVLYSGAIGGWTAQFTPDHLRGSVSGWTNVANLGGGALGSLAVMSLAPHVALHWLGLGLAVCIIISTLPILFFPEAVKSSFRLRQIFTDTLKTTWQASKTKEVLTGFCLFLVPASAEAAINLFSGMGNDFHTSASTVIWVTGGGCAITASIGALLGGRAANRVSRGYLYLGAGLTTSIVSLAMAIAPRVPLTFILGALVYNGLAGVCYAAFNALGFQLVGQESPVASTQLGLFAAATNFAIDYMTWADGLGFKHFGVRGLLLTDGLASMISALVLLALLGSRLRKRHIESYPVTAAAD; encoded by the coding sequence TTGGCAGACACGACGGAACTTCAAGCCAGTCGTTCCTCCATGCCTGCGCCGTGGATCGTGGGCATGGCGGTCTTCCCTTTTGGACTCGTGGTAGGATTCACCATCACCGCCTTGCCGTTCCTGCTGACGCACCTTGGCGTTTCCCTCGACAAAGTGGCCGTGATGAGCGCCACCGTGATGACTCCTACCTTCTGGGGATTCTTATTGCAGCCTCTCATGGACACTGGACTGACGCGCCGGGCCTATGCCTGGATCACAGCCGCGTGTGCGGCGATTTGTCTTGCGGCAGCGTTGTTCGTTCTATCCCCCGTTCGGTTAGGGCCGGCAACGGGGCTGCTTCTGATCGGGGAGCTATCGATCGTGCTCTACTCAGGCGCGATCGGCGGCTGGACTGCGCAATTCACGCCCGATCACCTGCGCGGTTCCGTGAGCGGGTGGACCAACGTCGCCAATCTCGGCGGGGGCGCATTGGGTTCGCTGGCAGTCATGTCTCTGGCGCCGCACGTCGCCCTGCATTGGCTTGGGCTGGGGCTGGCCGTCTGCATCATCATTAGCACCTTGCCGATTCTGTTTTTTCCTGAAGCCGTCAAATCGTCGTTCCGATTACGGCAGATTTTCACCGATACCCTGAAGACCACGTGGCAGGCGAGCAAAACCAAAGAGGTCTTGACGGGCTTTTGTCTTTTCCTGGTGCCGGCCAGCGCGGAAGCGGCCATCAACCTGTTCTCCGGCATGGGCAATGATTTCCACACCAGCGCCTCGACGGTGATCTGGGTGACGGGAGGCGGGTGCGCGATAACCGCTTCGATCGGGGCGCTGCTCGGCGGGCGCGCCGCAAACCGCGTCTCCCGCGGCTATCTCTACCTTGGCGCGGGACTGACCACCAGCATCGTCTCCTTGGCCATGGCCATTGCTCCGCGCGTACCTCTCACCTTTATTCTGGGAGCACTCGTCTACAACGGCCTCGCCGGAGTCTGTTATGCGGCGTTCAACGCGCTGGGTTTTCAGCTCGTGGGCCAGGAAAGCCCCGTTGCCAGTACGCAACTGGGTCTGTTTGCCGCGGCCACCAACTTCGCGATCGATTACATGACCTGGGCTGATGGGCTTGGCTTCAAGCATTTTGGCGTGCGTGGGCTTCTGCTTACTGACGGCCTTGCCAGCATGATTTCTGCCCTCGTGCTGTTGGCCCTGCTGGGCAGCCGGCTCAGGAAGCGGCATATCGAGAGTTACCCCGTAACGGCGGCAGCAGATTGA
- a CDS encoding response regulator translates to MPYHLSVSKKDNQCRIAAKGNALVIHKDAGDLVYYRTLLQRAGCAVVTCNSYDDALGCLEAEHFDLVVLSQGSSAFEGRGVLEKAITMGRDRQVLVVARVLNMSCYLEAMQLGARDYLEEPVREQEMVRAVETCLGARAVAA, encoded by the coding sequence ATGCCATACCATCTCAGCGTGTCGAAGAAAGACAACCAGTGCCGGATTGCGGCGAAAGGCAACGCTCTCGTCATTCACAAAGACGCTGGCGATCTGGTTTATTATCGCACCTTACTCCAGCGCGCGGGATGCGCGGTGGTGACGTGCAACTCGTATGACGACGCCCTGGGCTGCCTTGAGGCCGAGCATTTCGACCTTGTCGTGCTGAGCCAGGGCAGTTCCGCTTTTGAGGGGCGCGGCGTGCTGGAAAAAGCCATCACGATGGGTCGGGACAGGCAGGTGCTGGTGGTGGCGCGGGTCCTGAACATGAGTTGCTATCTGGAAGCAATGCAGCTAGGCGCAAGAGACTACCTGGAAGAGCCGGTTCGGGAACAGGAGATGGTCCGCGCCGTGGAGACTTGTCTGGGTGCCCGAGCGGTGGCAGCCTGA
- a CDS encoding radical SAM protein translates to MLRVLFYVPDNRITHSYMPTLWPYVLKALTPPGHNVTTLDGNVVRMDPAEIAEYVRREKFDLVGVGGMTRTIHRSYAVADSVRALGVPVVMGGPHVTEEPEEALEHADSVACGEADDLWPQMIQDFEAGRLQPVYRSCEKPSLENYPRVPWEQTDFRQFSVLPRWASKLLRALGWGRFDVSISPVETGRGCPYRCDFCTVSPFFGEKIRFRTNENVIEELKLLKRLGRTLVFFVDDNFAINPRRAKSLMRAMIEADVRIPWVAQISMNLLRDQELLDLMKQSKCICVFIGLESVLPESLKEVSKTFNKPEEYGQIIGQLQRRGIYCVTAFIMGIDGDRPGVAGKTWEVVRNWPPGFFPVFSQLTPLPGTPLYKSLREQGRLEERHWLKYRPYGAAFTPKHMTPAQLESEVRTAWGVAYSAEGVYRRVSRMKQMRFVSKLIYVFATLAFRGIYFRQMTARAWLKLIWQNRRSVRQVFSLRSFTSHGIAPIPEGSSLPVQSTSPTAMPGT, encoded by the coding sequence ATGTTGCGTGTTCTCTTCTACGTTCCCGACAATCGAATCACACACAGCTACATGCCGACTCTGTGGCCCTACGTTCTCAAGGCGCTGACTCCTCCCGGCCACAACGTCACAACCCTCGACGGCAACGTCGTCCGAATGGATCCTGCAGAAATTGCTGAGTATGTCCGACGGGAAAAGTTTGACCTCGTCGGAGTTGGAGGTATGACACGGACAATCCACCGCTCCTACGCGGTTGCCGACAGCGTCCGCGCTCTCGGAGTGCCGGTGGTGATGGGAGGCCCACATGTCACCGAAGAGCCCGAGGAGGCCCTCGAACACGCCGACAGCGTCGCCTGCGGCGAGGCTGATGACCTTTGGCCGCAGATGATTCAGGATTTTGAGGCAGGCCGTCTTCAACCTGTCTACCGATCGTGCGAAAAGCCCAGCCTGGAAAACTACCCGCGCGTTCCCTGGGAACAGACCGATTTCAGGCAGTTTAGTGTGCTGCCACGCTGGGCCTCCAAGCTTTTGCGGGCGCTCGGCTGGGGACGCTTTGACGTCAGCATCTCCCCGGTCGAAACAGGCCGGGGCTGCCCCTACCGCTGCGATTTTTGCACCGTCAGCCCGTTTTTCGGGGAGAAAATCCGCTTTCGGACCAATGAAAACGTTATTGAAGAACTTAAATTGTTGAAGCGCCTGGGACGCACCCTGGTTTTCTTTGTTGATGACAACTTCGCCATCAATCCGCGCCGCGCCAAATCCCTGATGCGGGCCATGATCGAAGCGGACGTCCGTATTCCCTGGGTCGCACAGATCTCCATGAACCTTCTGCGCGATCAGGAATTGCTGGACCTGATGAAGCAGTCCAAGTGCATCTGTGTCTTTATCGGGCTGGAATCAGTGCTGCCGGAAAGCCTGAAGGAAGTGAGCAAGACCTTTAACAAGCCGGAAGAGTACGGCCAGATCATCGGCCAGCTCCAGCGCCGGGGCATTTACTGTGTCACGGCATTCATCATGGGCATCGATGGTGACCGTCCCGGCGTGGCGGGTAAGACCTGGGAAGTGGTCCGGAACTGGCCACCCGGGTTCTTTCCGGTGTTCAGCCAGCTTACGCCGCTGCCCGGGACCCCACTCTACAAATCTTTGCGTGAGCAGGGACGGCTGGAGGAGCGCCACTGGCTCAAGTATCGCCCCTACGGCGCCGCCTTTACTCCCAAACATATGACGCCCGCGCAACTCGAAAGCGAGGTGCGGACTGCCTGGGGCGTCGCTTACAGTGCCGAAGGAGTCTACCGACGCGTCAGCCGCATGAAGCAGATGCGGTTCGTCTCCAAGCTGATCTATGTGTTCGCTACGCTGGCGTTCCGCGGCATTTATTTCCGCCAGATGACCGCCCGCGCCTGGCTGAAACTGATCTGGCAAAACCGCCGGTCTGTGCGGCAGGTCTTCTCCCTGCGCTCGTTCACTAGTCATGGAATCGCTCCAATTCCGGAAGGCAGCTCGCTGCCGGTACAGAGTACCTCGCCCACTGCGATGCCGGGAACCTGA
- a CDS encoding VWA domain-containing protein has protein sequence MEAAIDAHQARQSSCKSTVFRAGRAVCVLVAFVLPVLAVAAQEPSKQPFSVKVETQLVQVRVRVIGRDGKPVNGLGKSDFNVRENGRQRQVETLDYIPVPGSVQKVPPEVKTATATGQLSRHRVWVYIDSEIDSSEVPEAYQAIKQFVSSQVQPDFMVSLDGLPFTDDGTKLLRTLEQMHQHPYGRLPEVPPLINSTLDMEKQADYEWLLYSALLWGGSGTAPPPGFGSLTLRPGLVPAGRADISMREADLKLEMSETEREMSFYVRSALFRYLDVIYRLEGLQGEKVVVVLRSGLRTDPESMSLLHQFAADAMRHQIVFYTVDTRGLINIDPTTNRSKLLRYGVPIPTWSMGSPLQFQLALNDYTRTEELENGRKEGLVDIAMLTGGKSVTDTNDLHEVFNDVVEAASGYYVIGFYPADQRQLGRFRQLKISVNVPQASVFAPKGYYEPRPYDKLSKREKEIVLWQALQSEMPRDLNVAASVNVFRGANGQSVALMSTGVHLGSLAATRKKDSSRIHVTELAEIAAATGGTLPLYHGQVANITVANPAFSRAAASPTEFVTFNTRMFVSPGKHICKVVFRDDNTGKLGAEEVRFEAPDYEGAPSASTLLVTYHATPAPAGATVKVNGEAMHLTGTVRAGQMDFVPQPDATFYAGDRIYLLYELYNPPSYDFNDLAASTRTELLRNHIPVRHFNINWKIIPDPAEKEAVLIGTLDTHDFLAGSYQVVQSVPRDAQAEGKLFANFVLLPGQP, from the coding sequence TTGGAAGCCGCAATCGATGCACATCAAGCGCGACAATCAAGTTGCAAATCCACAGTCTTCCGGGCGGGAAGGGCGGTTTGCGTGCTGGTCGCCTTCGTTCTTCCGGTCCTGGCAGTTGCCGCTCAAGAGCCATCAAAGCAGCCGTTCAGCGTGAAGGTTGAGACGCAACTCGTCCAGGTGCGTGTGCGCGTTATCGGGCGTGACGGCAAACCCGTCAACGGCCTGGGAAAATCCGATTTTAACGTCCGGGAGAACGGCCGCCAGCGCCAGGTGGAGACGCTGGACTACATTCCAGTTCCGGGATCCGTCCAGAAAGTGCCGCCGGAAGTGAAAACTGCTACGGCCACCGGGCAGCTTTCCCGACACCGTGTGTGGGTCTACATTGACAGTGAAATTGACTCCAGCGAAGTCCCCGAAGCGTACCAGGCCATCAAGCAGTTCGTGTCGAGCCAGGTCCAACCGGATTTTATGGTGTCACTGGACGGGCTGCCCTTTACCGACGACGGGACGAAGCTGCTGCGAACGCTTGAGCAAATGCATCAGCACCCTTACGGGCGACTGCCCGAAGTGCCTCCGCTGATCAATTCAACGCTGGACATGGAGAAGCAGGCCGATTACGAATGGCTGCTTTATTCGGCCTTGCTTTGGGGCGGCAGTGGTACGGCGCCACCGCCGGGCTTCGGCAGTTTGACGCTGAGGCCGGGGCTTGTGCCTGCCGGCCGCGCAGACATCTCAATGCGCGAGGCTGATCTCAAACTGGAGATGAGCGAGACGGAGCGGGAGATGTCGTTTTACGTCCGATCGGCCCTGTTCCGGTATCTTGACGTCATTTACCGGCTCGAAGGCCTTCAGGGCGAGAAGGTGGTGGTTGTTCTCCGGTCCGGGTTGCGGACTGACCCGGAGAGCATGTCGCTTTTGCACCAGTTTGCGGCCGATGCCATGCGGCACCAGATCGTTTTCTACACCGTTGACACCCGAGGCCTGATTAATATCGATCCTACGACCAATCGCTCGAAGCTGCTGCGTTACGGGGTCCCCATTCCAACCTGGAGCATGGGCTCGCCGCTGCAGTTCCAACTGGCCCTGAACGACTACACGCGAACCGAAGAGCTGGAAAATGGACGGAAAGAAGGGCTGGTAGATATTGCCATGCTGACCGGGGGCAAATCGGTCACCGATACGAATGACCTTCACGAGGTGTTCAATGACGTAGTGGAAGCCGCGAGCGGGTATTACGTCATCGGTTTCTATCCGGCAGACCAACGGCAATTGGGCAGATTCAGGCAACTGAAGATTTCTGTGAACGTGCCGCAGGCCAGTGTCTTCGCGCCAAAAGGCTATTATGAGCCGCGGCCCTACGACAAGCTTTCCAAAAGAGAGAAAGAAATTGTGCTGTGGCAGGCCCTGCAGTCGGAAATGCCGCGCGACCTAAACGTTGCGGCCAGCGTGAACGTGTTCCGCGGAGCTAACGGACAATCTGTGGCCCTGATGAGCACCGGCGTCCATCTCGGCTCGCTTGCCGCTACCCGGAAGAAGGATTCCTCCCGGATCCACGTGACCGAATTGGCAGAGATTGCAGCGGCTACCGGCGGAACGCTTCCCCTCTATCACGGACAGGTTGCGAACATCACGGTGGCAAACCCGGCGTTCAGCCGCGCGGCCGCCAGTCCAACGGAATTCGTGACGTTCAATACGAGGATGTTTGTTTCGCCGGGGAAACACATCTGCAAGGTGGTGTTCCGGGACGACAACACCGGCAAGCTGGGAGCCGAGGAGGTGCGCTTTGAGGCGCCGGATTACGAAGGCGCCCCGTCGGCAAGCACGTTGCTGGTGACCTATCACGCGACCCCTGCTCCTGCCGGCGCTACGGTAAAGGTGAATGGAGAGGCTATGCATCTGACCGGGACGGTGCGCGCGGGGCAGATGGACTTTGTTCCCCAGCCCGACGCCACGTTCTACGCGGGCGACCGGATTTATCTGCTCTATGAGCTTTACAACCCGCCGTCGTACGATTTCAACGACCTTGCTGCTTCCACGCGGACCGAATTGCTGAGAAACCACATTCCTGTCCGCCACTTCAATATCAACTGGAAGATCATCCCTGATCCGGCAGAGAAAGAGGCCGTCCTGATTGGCACGCTCGACACGCACGATTTTTTGGCGGGAAGTTATCAGGTTGTACAGTCGGTGCCGCGGGATGCCCAGGCAGAGGGGAAGCTATTTGCAAACTTTGTTCTATTGCCGGGTCAGCCGTGA